GGGCGGCCAGATATTCACTGCCCGTGCAGACCCTGATCTCTGGGTCCCTGTGCATCCAGCGCAGGAGCGTGGTCAGGAATTGAGGACCTTCATGCCACCAGTGGCCGAAGAGCTCTGCATCAAAGGGAGCGCAGATGACCGGCAGATGACCGGCAGGGCGGGGACTCTGGCGAAGGCTCTCCTTCACCGACCAGAGGAAGTGGCCTGCATGCTGGCGCACTTTTCCCTCTGCCCAGGCAGGCTCGTAGAGCCACTTATGTTCGGGAGGGCTCTGCCGCCCGGTGACACGCCAGTAGCGCAGCCCCTCGGAGCTCTCCTTCCTGTGAAAATCGAGGTAATCAGGATCACCGGGAAATCCCTGGTCGCTGCTCCATATCTTGAGTCCTGCCGAAGGGTCACGGACGAGGACCGCCACAGGAGGGTGATCCTCGTAATAATGGCCCACAAAATAGGGAGTGGAGGGAGACTTTTCCTGGCCGTACGAGCCGGGATGACTTTTCTTGCGAATCCTGCCCCACAATTTGCCAAGTGTATTTCCCCTGTCGATATCGACCGGCTCCGGCATTCCCCCGCTGAGCATGTGCGACTCCACGATAAAGTAGTCGATGCCGTTTTCCGCAAGAAACTCCTCGATTCCCTTCCTGGGATAGGGCACTTCCTCGCCTCTGACCTCCGGGGGAGGAGCCCAGAGGCACTTCGGGCGGTATGCACATTCAGGGAGCCAGAACGCGTGGGGTTTCCTGCCAAAGTGTTTCTCGTAACAGGCGATTCCCGCTTTTACCTGGAGCTCAATACTCCCCTCTTCTCGAAGCAGGGGAAGGTAGCCGTGGGTGGCAGCGGTCGTCATTACCTCGATATGCCCTGCATCCTGATGACGCCTGAACTGCCCTGTGATATCGCGTCCGTAGCGGCGAAAACTTTCACCTATGCCCTCATACCGCTCTCTCCAGCGGTGGGCCAGGTGGTGGAGATGCCCCTCGCCGCTTGCCTGAAACCGCTCAATATCGTGATGGGCCAGGCGGATCCTCTCGTTCAGGTATTGTTCGAACCAGTTCTTGAAGCGCCGGTCATCGAGCTGCTCCAGGGTAACAGGCGACAGGCTGATGACCAGCCTGGGGCTGATCCCTTCCCTGACCAGCTCCTCCAGAGACCAGAGAAGGGGAATATAGGACTCAGCCGCCGCTTCACAGAGCATCTGGCTGCCATGAGGCCAGTTGCCATGTCCCAGCACATAGGGAATATGAGCGTGCAGGACCAGCACAAAACATCCTGAGGGCTCGGTCATCAAAGTCTCCTTCTCCCCGTGTCCGTCGGCATTTGAATGAGGGGGATTGACATTATCGCTGCGCAGTGAGAACTGGCAGGATTATAGTATACCATATATAAAACAGAAGAACCTGCCATTTCATAACGGCCTGTATCGAGAACTATCATCATCTGGAGAGGATCGCGAAAGTGATGGACGAGCTGACGGTGTCGTAAAACGTCAGGCCGCGCAGACTACTTCTCCCTCGCAGGCATAGTCCATGATGCCGAATTCCCGGTTCTCCCACTTCTTCTGAGTTGTCCTGCTTTTTGAGCATCCTTGCCCCTCACGCGCTTTAAAAAGAATATACGAGGCCCTGGACTTCCTGGCGCTTTTATTTTCACGACTTTAGTGAGAGAGTGCTTTAGAAAACTTCGTCACAGGGTAGATAAATGAATATCTCAACGGCACCTGATGAGAGGTCGGGGCACTCCGATTACAAGTGAGACAACCACTTCGAGCAGAAGTCGCGATTTCAAAAGGGTTTTCACCATTGAGAGGCAGGAAGAATTTTATACTGCGGTGTAAATGGCTGCAAAGGGCATGTTATAAGGATTCTGCAGGAAGAAAATTTCTCATTGTGCCCGTCAATATATTGACGTATATACACATATATGTTACAATATTATCAGAAAGGAGGTGGCGAGGAATGAAGGTGAGAGAGATGCTCAAGAAGATGAAGAAGCAGGGCTGGTACTTCGTTGAAGACGGAACCAATCACGAGAAGTGGGCACACGATCTCTATGAGTATGAATGGATACCTGTTCCTCGTCACTATAGCGACGACCTCAAGAAGAGCACCGAAGAGAGCATAAAGAAGGCGATGAAGAATGTTGAGCAGAGGAAGAAGGGGGAGTAAGGAAATGATGTATCCGGCACGAGTGAAGAAAGAAGACGTTGGCTTTTATGCCGTTTTTGTTGATTTCCCAAACGCCTTCACCCAGGCGGACTCAATGGGTGAGCTGGCGGAGAACACAAGAGATGTATTGTCGATGGCGATAAAGCATTTACTCGACAAGGACCGCGAGGTTCCGAAGCCGTCTGAGGTAACGGGAGATGATATAATACTGGTGGAGCCCTACCCGGAGATCCGCCAGCGCCTGGGGCATAAGAAGGGCTGTGAGTGCCCGGTGTGCAGGAATGCCAGGGGAGAGCGCACTCCGAAGCGGAGAAGGATTGACATCACGATGGACAACGAAATCATCGAGAAACTTAAAGCCGTGGCAAAGAATAGCGACAGAACAGTGAGCGCCCTCATCGAGTCGGCGATAAAAGAGAAGTATCTCCAGTAATCCTTGAGTAATCAAGGAGCATCAAGGAGGGATATAATGCTCAGGTATCCTGCCGTTATCCACGAAGATCCCGATGGGCTGAGGATAGAGTTTCCCGATTTCGGCGGCTCAGGGACCAAGGGCGACTCGATGGAGGAGCTTTTGGGAATGGCTGAAGATGTGCTGTCTGCTGTTCTCACCGTGTGCTACGACGAGAGCCCTCCGATACCGGAGCCTTCAGCAGACTTCCAGCAGGCGTTGAGCTCAATGAACCCCGGCGGGACAGTGAGAGAGACCGGCCGGCCTGCTCCTTGGGCCTCTATGGATGGTGAATGGCGCGGGCAGAAACGCTGATGTTGAAAGTTGGCAGGGAGCTACATTCTTCTCACCGCTGGTTCACAGGGGTTGTATTTCCCGTTGGAGCCCCGCCGCTGCCATCGTTCTTGACGAGTCTGAAACCCATGTTGTTGTTCCTCTTATTGGGGGTCTCACAGAAGCGGCAGGCTGCGGAGCAAAACTCTGCAATAGAGCTGAACGTGCCGCCACGCTTGAGCCTGAAGATCCCTTCGGCAGGCCCTGTGGGATTCACTTCATCGGGGGGGCCGTAATCGATACACCAGCAATCGCTGCACCATTCCCATACGTTGCCGCTCATATCGTAAATTCCGCTTTTGTTGGGCTTTGTGGAGCCCACGTCATGAGGGCGTCCGCCGGAATTACCAAGGAATTTACAGTATGACGGATTCATTGTGTCTCCCCAGAAATAGAGAGTCTCTGAGCCTGCCCGGCAGGCATATTCCCATTCCGCTTCGGTGGGGAGACGATATCCGGTTCTCTTCTGATGTCCCATATAGCCATACCACCAATTGCGCCACTGTTCCGGCGTTCCCCTGCTGCTCTTATCGCCGTAGCATTTTGTAAGACCCTGCCTTTCACTAAGCCAGTTGCAGTATGCTACTGCAGCATACCAGCTCACATACACAACAGGCCTGTTTTCATACCCTGGTTTCACTGAAAAAGGGCCACTGATCGGGCTCCTCGCAGTAATGCCACAGTATTTGTCTTTTTTAATGTCAATCCATTTCAAACGATCCTCAGTCTGGTTGCCCTGAGAATTGAGAAATGCGCAAAATTCTCTGTTTGTAGTTTCATATGTGGCAATAGAGAAATTAGATACTGTAACTGTCCTGACAGTCCCATTGTTGCGGTCACCCATGGTGAAGGTTTCCCCCCGGACTTCTACCATAGATATATTTTTTGAGAAAAGTGGTCCTGCCAGAATGATATAAAAGAGCACCGCAAAAGAGAATCGGAAAAAACGTTTCATTCTCTACCTCCTCTTTGTTATTCCTCATCACAGGAAGAATAAACAGATGACAGGTCATTCCCCCATCTTATTATACCTCTCTGTTACTCCGGGTTATATAAGAAAAGGTCTAGTCTTTCAGGGACGCTTGTAGTAGGGCCTTTTCACTCGACCTGATAATTTTGTGCTACACCTGCAATAGATCTGCGAAGGTGCATAGCGGGGAATTTCTTCCTTTTCTATCAGCACTTCTCACCGCTTCCACTCGGGCTTCTCTTTCTGCTTATATGTTGAGAGAAAGGCACTCCCCCCTTCAGGATCAGTGAGCCGGCATGCTCCGTTGACGAGAGCCATGCAATGAATCGTTCCTGAAGATAGCGAAGGAGTATCAAATCAAAGTCAACAGCGAGCTTTTTCGCCAGGGTGGCAAGTTTTGCCCGTACCGAAGAAGCTCTGTTTTTGACCAGCTTTTTCATAATATCCCTCTTCTATTCACAAAAGGGCAGTAAGCCATATATGAAGCAGCGGGCGCACCCGGCATATTCTGGCGCACTCCAGGAGTTCCTCAATATTTCGATCTTTTCTTTTCAGATACTCTGAAAGGCCTTCTTTTACCATATCAATACCCAGCCGGTTCCTATAGCGCAGGCAGTCGGCAAGTGTCTTTTCCCTTGAGTATATCTTTATCTTGTGACCCGACAGCGTTATGATAATAATGCCATAGGAGAATTGCGCATCAGAGAAGTGGTGAAACTCAACGGGTGGATAGGTTATCTTCGGTTTTCTGGAGCCCCGGCGCAAAGCAATCGATAGGTATGATGGGTTAAAGGTGGTGAGTTCATAATATGAAAGTGAAATAGATCCTTCTGTTGATTCGCAGCTTGCGGCGTTCACGCAGAAGTGTGTATCACGGAGGATA
This window of the Candidatus Eremiobacterota bacterium genome carries:
- a CDS encoding SUMF1/EgtB/PvdO family nonheme iron enzyme; its protein translation is MKRFFRFSFAVLFYIILAGPLFSKNISMVEVRGETFTMGDRNNGTVRTVTVSNFSIATYETTNREFCAFLNSQGNQTEDRLKWIDIKKDKYCGITARSPISGPFSVKPGYENRPVVYVSWYAAVAYCNWLSERQGLTKCYGDKSSRGTPEQWRNWWYGYMGHQKRTGYRLPTEAEWEYACRAGSETLYFWGDTMNPSYCKFLGNSGGRPHDVGSTKPNKSGIYDMSGNVWEWCSDCWCIDYGPPDEVNPTGPAEGIFRLKRGGTFSSIAEFCSAACRFCETPNKRNNNMGFRLVKNDGSGGAPTGNTTPVNQR
- a CDS encoding DUF1957 domain-containing protein, whose translation is MTEPSGCFVLVLHAHIPYVLGHGNWPHGSQMLCEAAAESYIPLLWSLEELVREGISPRLVISLSPVTLEQLDDRRFKNWFEQYLNERIRLAHHDIERFQASGEGHLHHLAHRWRERYEGIGESFRRYGRDITGQFRRHQDAGHIEVMTTAATHGYLPLLREEGSIELQVKAGIACYEKHFGRKPHAFWLPECAYRPKCLWAPPPEVRGEEVPYPRKGIEEFLAENGIDYFIVESHMLSGGMPEPVDIDRGNTLGKLWGRIRKKSHPGSYGQEKSPSTPYFVGHYYEDHPPVAVLVRDPSAGLKIWSSDQGFPGDPDYLDFHRKESSEGLRYWRVTGRQSPPEHKWLYEPAWAEGKVRQHAGHFLWSVKESLRQSPRPAGHLPVICAPFDAELFGHWWHEGPQFLTTLLRWMHRDPEIRVCTGSEYLAAHPPGSAITLPEGSWGAGGGHSMWLNEGTWWTWDRVYDAELDFRALMKDHGPGHDDVMQALIRQAMRELLILQSSDWQFLISTWTARDFAERRILCHHSDFKRVVNIARTYGRGEWVAQQDWDFLGTLTQRDTPFTQLEPSWFSDIVRPAG
- a CDS encoding type II toxin-antitoxin system HicA family toxin, which translates into the protein MKVREMLKKMKKQGWYFVEDGTNHEKWAHDLYEYEWIPVPRHYSDDLKKSTEESIKKAMKNVEQRKKGE
- a CDS encoding type II toxin-antitoxin system HicB family antitoxin, with the protein product MLRYPAVIHEDPDGLRIEFPDFGGSGTKGDSMEELLGMAEDVLSAVLTVCYDESPPIPEPSADFQQALSSMNPGGTVRETGRPAPWASMDGEWRGQKR
- a CDS encoding type II toxin-antitoxin system HicB family antitoxin, with translation MMYPARVKKEDVGFYAVFVDFPNAFTQADSMGELAENTRDVLSMAIKHLLDKDREVPKPSEVTGDDIILVEPYPEIRQRLGHKKGCECPVCRNARGERTPKRRRIDITMDNEIIEKLKAVAKNSDRTVSALIESAIKEKYLQ
- a CDS encoding Abortive infection protein AbiEii, with protein sequence MKKLVKNRASSVRAKLATLAKKLAVDFDLILLRYLQERFIAWLSSTEHAGSLILKGGVPFSQHISRKRSPSGSGEKC